A genome region from Penaeus vannamei isolate JL-2024 chromosome 20, ASM4276789v1, whole genome shotgun sequence includes the following:
- the LOC113817225 gene encoding pro-resilin-like: TTLQQASVVFALLAAVTSAVPEEGYNYQAPGGQGSQFPTGAGGAQYPSVPAQYAFQWDVNHEPSGNVYGHKEQREDANTQGSYYVQLPDGRRLLVEYYVDASGYHPTVTFEGEAQYPSGGNRGYGQSGQGSSQGSPSQLYGAPSK, encoded by the exons ACCACTTTACAACAGGCATCAGTTGTTTTTGCTCTTTTGGCGGCTGTGACCTCGGCGGTTCCTGAAGAAGGCTACAACTACCAGGCGCCAGGAGGTCAGGGATCCCAGTTCCCGACCGGGGCGGGAGGGGCACAGTACCCCTCCGTGCCCGCCCAGTACGCCTTCCAGTGGGACGTGAACCATGAGCCCTCAGGGAACGTCTACGGCCACAAAGAGCAGAGGGAAGATGCCAACACTCAGGGAAG TTACTACGTCCAGCTGCCCGACGGTCGACGTCTTCTGGTCGAGTACTACGTGGACGCCTCCGGTTACCATCCCACCGTCACCTTCGAGGGAGAGGCGCAGTATCCTTCAGGAGGGAATCGGGGATACGGCCAGTCCGGTCAGGGGTCGAGCCAAGGTTCTCCCTCGCAGTTATATGGCGCTCCTTCTAAATAG
- the LOC113817179 gene encoding pro-resilin-like, translating to MKVSAVFALLVAVASAIPQEGYNYQAPGGQGSQFPTGAGGAQYPSVPAQYAFQWDVNHEPSGNFYGHKEQREDANTQGSYYVQLPDGRRLLVEYYVDASGYHPTVTFEGEAQYPSGGNRGYGQSGQGSSQGSPSQLYDAPSK from the exons ATGAAG GTATCCGCTGTGTTTGCCCTTTTGGTGGCTGTGGCGTCGGCGATTCCCCAAGAAGGATACAACTACCAGGCGCCAGGAGGTCAGGGATCCCAGTTCCCGACCGGGGCGGGAGGGGCACAGTACCCCTCCGTGCCCGCCCAGTACGCCTTCCAGTGGGACGTGAACCATGAGCCTTCAGGGAACTTTTACGGCcacaaagagcagagagaagacgCTAACACTCAGGGAAG TTACTACGTCCAGCTGCCCGACGGTCGACGTCTTCTGGTCGAGTACTACGTGGACGCCTCCGGTTACCATCCCACCGTCACCTTCGAGGGAGAGGCGCAGTATCCTTCAGGAGGGAATCGGGGATACGGCCAGTCCGGTCAGGGGTCGAGCCAAGGTTCTCCCTCGCAGTTATATGACGCTCCTTCTAAATAG
- the LOC113817181 gene encoding pro-resilin-like has protein sequence MRDSTPCRQFSSLPTEAEMKVSAVFALLVAVASAIPEEGYNYQAPGGQGSQFPTGAGGAQYPSVPAQYAFQWDVNHEPSGNFYGHKEQREDANTQGSYYVQLPDSRRLLVEYYVDASGYHPTVTFEGEAQYPSGGNRGYGQSGQGLNQGSPSQSYGIPSNNAILYEDLCSPGRTSTELAN, from the exons ATGCGAGATTCCACGCCCTGTCGTCAGTTCTCATCACTCCCCACTGAGGCAGAAATGAAG gtATCAGCTGTGTTTGCCCTTTTGGTGGCCGTGGCGTCAGCGATTCCTGAAGAAGGCTACAACTACCAGGCACCAGGAGGTCAAGGATCCCAGTTCCCGACCGGGGCGGGAGGGGCACAGTACCCCTCCGTGCCCGCCCAGTACGCCTTCCAGTGGGACGTGAACCATGAGCCTTCAGGGAACTTTTACGGCCACAAAGAGCAGAGGGAAGACGCCAATACTCAAGGAAG TTACTACGTCCAGCTGCCCGATAGTCGACGTCTTCTGGTCGAGTACTACGTGGACGCCTCCGGTTACCATCCCACCGTCACCTTCGAGGGAGAGGCGCAGTATCCTTCAGGAGGGAATCGGGGATATGGCCAGTCCGGTCAGGGACTGAACCAAGGGTCTCCCTCACAATCATATGGTATCCCATCTAA CAACGCTATCCTGTATGAAGACCTGTGTTCTCCAGGAAGAACGAGCACAGAATTAGCTAACTAA
- the LOC113825083 gene encoding pro-resilin-like translates to MKQIVVFALSVAVASAIPQEGYNYQAPGGQGSQFPTGVGGAQYPSVPAQYAFQWDVNHAPSGNFYGHKEQREDANTQGSYYIQLPDGRRLLVEYYVDASGYHPTVTFEGEAQYPSGGNRGYGQSGQGPNLGAPSQSYGAPSK, encoded by the exons ATGAAG CAGATAGTTGTGTTTGCCCTTTCGGTGGCTGTGGCCTCGGCGATTCCCCAAGAGGGCTACAACTACCAGGCACCAGGAGGTCAGGGATCCCAGTTCCCGACCGGGGTGGGAGGGGCACAGTACCCTTCCGTGCCCGCCCAGTACGCCTTCCAGTGGGACGTGAATCATGCGCCCTCAGGGAACTTCTACGGCCACAAAGAGCAGAGGGAAGACGCCAACACTCAGGGAAG CTACTACATTCAGCTGCCCGATGGTCGACGTCTTCTGGTCGAGTACTACGTGGACGCCTCCGGTTACCATCCCACCGTCACCTTCGAGGGAGAGGCGCAGTATCCTTCAGGAGGGAATCGGGGATACGGCCAGTCTGGCCAAGGACCCAACCTCGGTGCGCCTTCGCAGTCATATGGCGCCCCATCGAAATAG
- the LOC113825085 gene encoding pro-resilin-like, with amino-acid sequence MKVISGAFALLVAVASAVPNESYNYQAPGGQGSQFPTGAGGAQYPSVPAQYAFQWDVNHEPSGNFYGHKEQREDANTQGSYYIQLPDGRRLLVEYYVDASGYHPTVTFEGEAQYPSGGNRGYGQSGQGPNLGAPSQSYGAPSK; translated from the exons ATGAAG gTGATATCCGGTGCGTTTGCCCTTTTGGTGGCTGTGGCCTCGGCGGTTCCAAATGAAAGCTACAACTACCAGGCGCCAGGAGGTCAAGGATCCCAGTTCCCGACCGGGGCGGGAGGGGCACAGTACCCCTCCGTGCCCGCCCAGTACGCCTTCCAGTGGGACGTGAACCATGAGCCTTCAGGGAACTTTTACGGCCACAAAGAGCAGAGGGAAGACGCCAACACTCAGGGAAG TTACTACATTCAGCTGCCCGACGGTCGACGTCTTCTGGTCGAGTACTACGTGGACGCCTCCGGTTACCATCCCACCGTCACCTTCGAGGGAGAGGCGCAGTATCCTTCAGGAGGGAATCGGGGATACGGACAGTCTGGCCAAGGACCCAACCTCGGTGCGCCTTCGCAGTCATATGGCGCCCCATCGAAATAG
- the LOC113817223 gene encoding pro-resilin-like, with protein TTLQQASVVFALLAAVASAVPEEGYNYQAPGGQGSQFPTEAGGAQYPSVPAQYAFQWDVNHEPSGNFYGHKEQREDANTQGSYYVQLPDGRRLLVEYYVDASGYHPTVTFEGEAQYPSGGNRGYGQSGQGSSQGSPSQLYGPPSE; from the exons ACCACTTTACAACAGGCATCAGTTGTATTTGCTCTTTTGGCGGCTGTGGCCTCGGCGGTTCCTGAAGAAGGCTACAACTACCAGGCGCCAGGAGGTCAGGGATCCCAGTTCCCGACCGAGGCGGGAGGGGCACAGTACCCCTCCGTGCCCGCCCAGTACGCCTTCCAGTGGGACGTGAACCATGAGCCTTCAGGGAACTTTTACGGCCACAAAGAGCAGAGGGAAGATGCCAACACACAGGGAAG TTACTACGTCCAGCTGCCCGACGGTCGACGTCTTCTGGTCGAGTACTACGTGGACGCCTCCGGTTACCATCCCACCGTCACCTTCGAGGGAGAGGCGCAGTATCCTTCAGGAGGGAATCGGGGATACGGCCAGTCCGGTCAGGGGTCGAGCCAAGGTTCTCCCTCGCAGTTATATGGCCCTCCTTCTGAATAG
- the LOC138865134 gene encoding pro-resilin-like produces the protein MGSWRQLTAMNDKTIVIRICMVDLAHRKLPSSIWIFEVLAVFALLVAVASAIPQEGYNYQAPGGQGSQFPTGAGGAQYPSVPAQYAFQWDVNHAPSGNFYGNKEQREDANTQGSYYVQLPDGRRLLVEYYADASGYHPTVTFEGEAQYPSGGNRGYGQSGQGSSQGSPSQLYGAPSK, from the exons ATGGGGTCTTGGAGACAACTCACGGCGATGAATGACAAGACGATCgtg ATACGCATTTGTATGGTGGATCTTGCACACAGGAAATTGCCTTCTAGCATTTGGATCTTTGAA GTACTCGCTGTGTTTGCCCTTTTGGTGGCTGTGGCCTCGGCGATTCCTCAGGAAGGCTACAACTACCAGGCCCCAGGAGGTCAGGGATCCCAGTTCCCGACCGGGGCGGGAGGGGCACAGTACCCCTCCGTGCCCGCCCAGTACGCCTTCCAATGGGACGTGAACCATGCGCCCTCAGGAAACTTCTACGGCaacaaagagcagagagaagatgCCAACACTCAGGgaag TTACTACGTCCAGCTGCCCGATGGTCGACGTCTCCTGGTCGAGTACTACGCGGACGCCTCCGGTTACCATCCCACCGTCACCTTCGAGGGAGAGGCGCAGTATCCTTCAGGAGGGAATCGGGGATACGGCCAGTCCGGTCAGGGATCGAGCCAAGGTTCTCCCTCGCAGTTATATGGCGCTCCCTCTAAATAG
- the LOC113817224 gene encoding pro-resilin-like, whose protein sequence is MKVSVVFALLVTVASAVPQEGYNYQAPGGQGSQFPTGTGGAQYPSVPAQYAFQWDVNHEPSGNFYGHKEQREDANAQGSYYVQLPDGRRLLVEYYVDASGYHPTVTFEGEAQYPSGGNRGYGQSGQGSSQGSPSQLYGAPSK, encoded by the exons ATGAAG GTATCCGTTGTGTTTGCCCTTTTGGTGACTGTGGCGTCGGCGGTTCCCCAAGAAGGATACAACTACCAGGCGCCAGGAGGTCAGGGATCCCAGTTCCCGACCGGGACGGGAGGGGCACAGTACCCCTCCGTGCCCGCCCAGTACGCCTTCCAGTGGGACGTGAACCATGAGCCTTCAGGGAACTTTTACGGCcacaaagagcagagagaagacgCTAACGCTCAGGGAAG TTACTACGTCCAGCTGCCCGATGGTCGACGTCTTCTGGTCGAGTACTACGTGGACGCCTCCGGTTACCATCCCACCGTCACCTTCGAGGGAGAGGCGCAGTATCCTTCAGGAGGGAATCGGGGATACGGCCAGTCCGGTCAGGGGTCGAGCCAAGGTTCTCCCTCGCAGTTATATGGCGCTCCTTCTAAATAG
- the LOC138865135 gene encoding pro-resilin-like has translation MKQILAAFTLLVAVASAIPQEGYNYQAPGGQGSQFPTGAGGAQYPSVPAQYAFQWDVNHEPSGNFYGHKEQREDANTQGSYYIQLPDGRRLLVEYYVDASGYHPTVTFEGEAQYPSGGNRGYGQSGQGPNLGAPSQSYGAPSK, from the exons ATGAAG CAGATATTAGCTGCGTTTACCCTTTTGGTGGCCGTGGCCTCGGCGATTCCCCAAGAGGGCTACAACTACCAGGCACCAGGAGGTCAGGGATCCCAGTTCCCGACCGGGGCGGGAGGGGCACAGTACCCCTCCGTGCCCGCTCAGTACGCCTTCCAGTGGGACGTGAACCATGAGCCCTCAGGAAACTTCTACGGCCACAAAGAGCAAAGGGAAGACGCCAACACTCAGGGAAG TTACTACATTCAGCTGCCCGACGGTCGACGTCTTCTGGTCGAGTACTACGTGGACGCCTCCGGTTACCATCCCACCGTCACCTTCGAGGGAGAGGCGCAGTATCCTTCAGGAGGGAATCGGGGATACGGCCAGTCTGGCCAAGGACCCAACCTCGGTGCGCCTTCGCAGTCATATGGCGCCCCGTCGAAATAG